A genomic stretch from Marinimicrobium sp. C6131 includes:
- the dnaE gene encoding DNA polymerase III subunit alpha — MTTQFVHLRLHTEYSLSDSLVRIKPLVKRVAELGMPAVAVTDQTNFYGLIKFYKAAQGAGLKPIAGSDFLVANADPDGKPTLITLLAMNNKGYKNIIELISRAWQKGQQQGIAYVQREWISELAEGVIALSGGKFGDIGVALIASRQNQARELLSGWMADFPNRFYLELQRTGRDNDEDYLHAAVDLAAQAQCPVVATNDVRFLRQDEFEAHEARVCISEGRALDDPRRERRYSDQQYLRSPEEMAELFSDIPEALENSVEIAKRCNLDIELGKYYLPEYPIPDGMTENEFFAKISYEGLYKRLERILDPQAADYEERKKAYETRLQFELDIIIQMGFPGYFLIVMDFIQWAKDHDIPVGPGRGSGAGSLVAYSLQITDLDPLQYDLLFERFLNPERVSMPDFDVDFCMDNRDQVIAYVADNYGRDAVSQIITFGTMAAKAVVRDVARVQGKSYGLADKLSKMIPATPGMTLEAALEQEEVLREFLETDEEAQEIWDMAKQLEGLARNVGKHAGGVVIAPTKLTDFAPLYCDETGGGLVTQYDKNDVEDAGLVKFDFLGLRTLTIIDWAKAMIDQQRAKAGEEPLDIAAIPLDDKPTFDMLKRAETTAVFQLESRGMKDLIKRMVPESLEELIALVALFRPGPLDSGMVDDFINRKHGRAKVAYPDAQYQHERLEPILKPTYGVIVYQEQVMQIAQELAGYSLGGADLLRRAMGKKKPEEMAKQREVFAQGAKEQGIDPDLAMKIFDLVEKFAGYGFNKSHSAAYALVSYQTAWLKAHYPAHFMAATMSSDMDKTDKVVTFIEECRQMKLQLLPPDVNTGEFQFSVDDDNNIIYGLGAIKGLGEGPVESIIAARKDGPFKDLFDFCARVDPRKVNKRALEALIRSGAADKLGPGVDIDYDRAVMFAAINEAVKTAEQKAANQSAGMVDLFGDVIPGGDPEGDAYGEFHKVRSWSMKERLHGEKETLGLYLTGHPIDEYDSELNHLVSSRIIDLKPQKESQTVAGLVVAMRVMKTKRGDNMGFVTLDDRTGRIEVAVFSDAFNEYRDLLLKDSLLVITGQVSHDDYSGSLKMRADQLRLLSDMRQERARELCLAVEAGALSANFSRQLSELLDPYREGRCPIVIDYTRQGARGQVRLGQAWQVRPEDDLLQRLRDTYGPESVHLVYS; from the coding sequence ATGACCACACAATTCGTCCATCTCAGATTACACACCGAATACTCCCTCTCGGACAGTCTGGTGCGCATCAAACCCCTGGTCAAACGCGTGGCCGAGCTGGGCATGCCGGCGGTGGCGGTGACCGACCAGACCAACTTCTACGGCCTGATCAAATTCTATAAAGCCGCCCAGGGCGCCGGGCTCAAACCCATCGCCGGTAGCGACTTCCTGGTGGCCAACGCCGATCCCGACGGCAAACCGACGCTGATAACCCTGTTGGCCATGAACAACAAAGGGTACAAAAACATCATCGAACTCATTTCCCGCGCCTGGCAAAAAGGCCAGCAACAGGGCATCGCCTATGTTCAGCGCGAGTGGATCAGCGAGTTGGCCGAGGGCGTCATCGCGCTCTCCGGGGGTAAGTTTGGTGACATCGGCGTGGCGCTCATTGCCAGCCGGCAAAATCAGGCCAGAGAACTGCTCAGTGGCTGGATGGCGGACTTTCCCAACCGGTTTTATCTCGAGCTGCAACGCACCGGTCGGGACAACGATGAAGACTATTTGCACGCGGCGGTAGACCTCGCGGCACAGGCGCAGTGTCCGGTGGTGGCGACCAACGATGTCCGGTTTCTTCGGCAGGACGAGTTTGAGGCGCATGAGGCGCGAGTCTGCATCAGCGAGGGCAGGGCGCTGGACGATCCCCGGCGCGAGCGCCGCTACAGCGATCAACAATACCTGCGCTCGCCCGAGGAAATGGCGGAGCTGTTCAGCGATATCCCCGAAGCGCTGGAAAACTCGGTTGAAATCGCCAAGCGTTGTAATCTGGATATTGAACTCGGCAAATACTACTTGCCGGAGTATCCCATTCCCGACGGGATGACCGAAAACGAATTTTTTGCCAAAATTTCCTACGAAGGTTTATACAAACGCCTGGAGCGCATTCTCGATCCGCAGGCAGCGGATTATGAGGAGCGTAAAAAGGCCTACGAAACCCGGTTGCAGTTCGAGCTGGATATCATCATCCAGATGGGGTTTCCCGGTTACTTCCTGATCGTAATGGACTTCATCCAGTGGGCCAAGGACCACGATATTCCGGTCGGTCCCGGTCGGGGTTCCGGTGCCGGTTCGCTGGTGGCTTACTCGCTGCAGATTACCGACCTGGACCCACTCCAGTATGACCTGCTGTTCGAACGCTTCCTGAACCCGGAGCGGGTCTCCATGCCCGACTTCGACGTCGACTTCTGCATGGACAACCGCGACCAGGTGATCGCCTACGTGGCCGACAACTATGGCCGGGATGCGGTCAGTCAGATCATTACCTTCGGTACCATGGCTGCCAAGGCGGTGGTGCGTGATGTCGCCCGGGTGCAGGGTAAGTCCTACGGTCTGGCGGACAAGCTCTCTAAAATGATTCCGGCCACGCCGGGGATGACCCTGGAAGCGGCGCTGGAACAGGAAGAGGTACTGCGCGAATTTCTTGAGACCGACGAGGAAGCCCAGGAAATCTGGGACATGGCCAAACAGCTCGAGGGGTTGGCGAGAAACGTCGGTAAGCACGCCGGTGGGGTAGTGATTGCCCCGACCAAATTGACCGATTTTGCCCCGCTGTACTGCGATGAGACCGGCGGTGGTCTGGTCACCCAGTACGACAAGAACGACGTGGAAGACGCCGGTCTGGTGAAGTTTGACTTCCTCGGGCTGCGCACCCTGACGATCATCGACTGGGCCAAGGCGATGATCGATCAACAGCGCGCCAAGGCGGGGGAGGAACCCCTGGATATCGCCGCGATTCCCCTCGACGACAAACCGACGTTCGACATGCTCAAGCGGGCGGAAACCACCGCCGTATTCCAGCTCGAATCCCGGGGTATGAAAGACCTGATCAAGCGCATGGTGCCGGAAAGCCTGGAAGAGCTGATCGCCCTGGTGGCCCTGTTCCGCCCCGGCCCGCTGGACTCGGGCATGGTGGACGACTTCATCAACCGTAAGCACGGCCGCGCGAAAGTGGCCTACCCGGATGCGCAGTATCAACACGAGCGCCTGGAACCGATTCTGAAGCCGACCTACGGCGTGATCGTGTATCAGGAACAGGTGATGCAGATCGCCCAGGAGTTGGCGGGCTACAGTCTCGGTGGCGCCGACCTGCTGCGCCGGGCCATGGGTAAGAAAAAGCCCGAGGAAATGGCCAAGCAGCGGGAGGTGTTCGCCCAGGGGGCGAAAGAGCAGGGGATTGACCCCGACCTGGCAATGAAAATTTTCGACCTGGTGGAAAAGTTCGCCGGCTACGGTTTCAACAAATCCCACTCCGCCGCGTACGCGCTGGTGTCCTATCAGACAGCCTGGTTGAAAGCGCACTACCCCGCGCACTTTATGGCGGCCACCATGTCTTCGGACATGGACAAGACCGACAAAGTGGTGACCTTCATCGAAGAATGCCGTCAGATGAAGCTGCAACTGTTGCCGCCGGATGTGAACACCGGTGAATTCCAGTTCAGCGTGGATGACGACAACAACATCATCTACGGCCTCGGCGCCATCAAGGGGCTGGGTGAAGGACCAGTGGAAAGCATCATCGCCGCGCGCAAGGATGGGCCCTTCAAGGACCTGTTTGACTTCTGCGCCCGCGTCGATCCGCGCAAGGTGAACAAGCGGGCCCTGGAAGCCCTGATCCGTTCCGGTGCCGCCGACAAGCTGGGCCCGGGCGTGGATATTGATTACGACCGCGCGGTCATGTTCGCGGCGATCAACGAGGCGGTCAAAACCGCCGAGCAGAAAGCGGCCAACCAGAGTGCCGGTATGGTGGATCTGTTTGGCGATGTGATTCCCGGCGGCGATCCGGAGGGCGATGCCTACGGCGAGTTCCACAAAGTCCGCAGCTGGAGCATGAAGGAGCGTCTGCACGGCGAGAAGGAAACGCTCGGCCTGTACCTCACCGGCCACCCGATCGATGAATACGACAGTGAACTGAACCACCTGGTCAGCTCGCGCATCATCGATCTGAAGCCCCAGAAAGAGTCCCAGACCGTGGCCGGGCTGGTGGTGGCCATGCGGGTCATGAAGACCAAGCGCGGCGACAATATGGGCTTTGTCACCCTCGATGACCGCACCGGCCGTATCGAGGTGGCGGTGTTCAGTGATGCGTTCAACGAGTATCGGGATCTACTGCTGAAAGACAGCCTGCTGGTCATCACGGGGCAGGTGAGTCACGACGATTACAGCGGTTCGCTGAAGATGCGTGCCGATCAGTTGCGGCTGTTGTCCGATATGCGTCAGGAACGGGCCCGGGAGCTGTGTCTGGCGGTGGAAGCGGGGGCTCTGTCGGCCAACTTCTCCCGGCAGTTGAGTGAGCTGCTGGATCCTTACCGGGAGGGGCGTTGCCCGATCGTGATTGACTACACGCGCCAGGGCGCTCGGGGGCAGGTGCGTCTGGGGCAGGCCTGGCAGGTCCGCCCCGAGGATGACCTGCTCCAACGCCTGCGCGACACCTACGGCCCGGAAAGCGTTCACCTGGTCTATTCGTAG
- the rnhB gene encoding ribonuclease HII: MRGVLEPFEPVYTGPWLAGVDEVGRGPLAGDVVAAAVILDPRQPIEGLNDSKKLTEKRRESLFAEIQEKAAAWCIARASVAEIDRLNILQASLLAMTRAVEGLAQQPEYVLVDGNRLPKWSYAAEAVVKGDSRHPAISAASILAKVARDREMVAFDKQYPGYGFAEHKGYPTKTHMAALDTLGVTPIHRTTYAPIRERLEQIELF, from the coding sequence ATGAGAGGTGTTCTGGAACCGTTCGAACCGGTCTACACCGGCCCCTGGCTCGCGGGCGTGGATGAGGTGGGCCGAGGCCCGCTTGCCGGTGACGTCGTGGCCGCAGCGGTGATTCTGGACCCCAGACAACCCATTGAGGGGTTGAACGACTCCAAGAAGCTTACGGAAAAGCGCCGGGAGTCGTTGTTCGCGGAGATTCAGGAAAAGGCCGCCGCCTGGTGCATCGCCCGGGCGTCGGTGGCGGAGATTGACCGGCTCAATATTTTACAGGCGAGTCTGTTGGCGATGACGCGTGCGGTGGAGGGTTTGGCGCAACAGCCGGAGTATGTTCTGGTGGACGGCAACCGCCTGCCCAAGTGGTCGTATGCGGCGGAGGCGGTGGTGAAGGGCGACAGTCGTCACCCGGCGATCAGTGCGGCGTCGATTCTGGCCAAGGTGGCGCGGGACCGTGAGATGGTGGCATTTGATAAGCAGTATCCAGGCTATGGGTTCGCGGAGCACAAGGGCTACCCGACCAAAACCCATATGGCGGCACTGGACACACTCGGCGTCACGCCCATCCACCGCACCACCTACGCCCCAATCCGCGAACGCCTGGAGCAGATTGAACTTTTTTAA
- the lpxB gene encoding lipid-A-disaccharide synthase, translating into MEAQNHPTSTSSSGRLQIGIVVGEASGDILGAALMRALRQHYPDCEFSGIGGPRMLEQGFHSFFPMDRLSVMGLIDPLKRLPELLKIRKFLKTHFTEQPPAVFIGVDSPDFTLNIERHLRAAGTPTVHYVSPSVWAWRQGRVKGIARSVDLMLTLLPFEAAFYEKHQVPVAFVGHHLADEIPLKIDSASARATLGIKHKGPLVALLPGSRNGEVEQLGPLFLKAARLCRDQRPNVQFVIPAASPERYRQIHHQLSEFVDLPVHLVQGQSQQAMAAADVALISSGTTALEAMLLKTPMVVAYKMARLSYAILSRMLKTEYVSLPNLLANRRLVPELIQDDATPESLSAAVLDYIDHPAQTGALVETFTEMHRDLARNASEKAAAAIVELLEARSR; encoded by the coding sequence ATGGAAGCGCAGAACCACCCGACATCGACCTCATCCAGTGGCCGACTTCAGATCGGTATCGTGGTGGGTGAAGCCTCCGGCGATATTCTCGGTGCCGCGCTCATGCGGGCTCTACGTCAGCATTACCCGGATTGCGAATTCTCGGGTATCGGCGGGCCGCGTATGCTCGAGCAGGGCTTTCACTCGTTTTTTCCGATGGACCGGCTCTCGGTTATGGGTCTGATCGACCCTCTGAAACGGCTGCCGGAGCTGCTGAAAATCCGCAAGTTTCTCAAAACCCACTTTACCGAGCAGCCGCCGGCGGTGTTCATCGGCGTGGACTCTCCGGATTTCACGTTGAACATTGAGCGCCATTTGCGGGCGGCGGGCACACCGACGGTCCATTATGTCAGTCCCTCGGTATGGGCCTGGCGTCAGGGGCGGGTAAAGGGCATCGCACGCAGCGTTGACCTGATGTTGACGCTATTGCCCTTTGAAGCCGCGTTTTATGAAAAACACCAGGTCCCGGTGGCGTTCGTAGGCCACCACCTTGCAGATGAAATTCCACTGAAAATTGATTCGGCGAGTGCCCGTGCGACCTTGGGTATCAAACACAAGGGGCCTCTGGTCGCGCTGTTGCCCGGTAGCCGCAATGGTGAAGTGGAGCAGCTTGGACCACTGTTTTTAAAGGCGGCTCGACTGTGCCGCGACCAGCGACCCAATGTACAGTTCGTGATTCCGGCCGCGAGCCCCGAGCGTTACCGGCAGATCCATCACCAACTGTCCGAATTTGTAGACCTGCCGGTGCACCTTGTGCAAGGCCAATCGCAGCAGGCGATGGCGGCCGCTGATGTGGCGCTTATTTCCTCTGGGACAACGGCTCTGGAAGCCATGCTGTTGAAGACGCCGATGGTAGTGGCGTACAAAATGGCACGTCTGTCCTACGCGATTTTGTCCCGAATGCTGAAAACGGAATACGTTTCCTTACCCAATTTGCTGGCCAACCGACGTCTGGTGCCCGAGTTGATCCAGGACGATGCCACGCCTGAGTCGCTCAGCGCCGCCGTGCTGGATTATATCGACCATCCGGCGCAGACTGGGGCGTTGGTAGAGACCTTTACCGAAATGCATCGCGACCTGGCACGAAACGCCAGTGAGAAAGCGGCTGCGGCCATCGTGGAGCTACTGGAGGCCCGGTCGCGATGA
- the lpxA gene encoding acyl-ACP--UDP-N-acetylglucosamine O-acyltransferase: MIHPTAIIHSDARLAPDVEVGPWTIIGADVEIGSGTVIESHVVIKGPTRIGEHNHIYQFSTVGEATPDLKYKGEPTRLVIGDHNIIREGVTIHRGTVQDRSETTIGDHNLLMAYVHIGHDSVVGNHCILVNNTALAGHVHIGDWAILSGFTLVHQYCHIGAHSFTGMGTALGKDLPAYVMANGNPAEAKSINAEGLKRRGFDKSEVATIQKAFKILYRRGLTLGEALTELEAMAADCEALGVMVDSIRHSSRGIVR; the protein is encoded by the coding sequence TTGATTCACCCCACTGCGATTATTCATTCCGATGCCCGGTTGGCGCCCGATGTCGAGGTCGGGCCCTGGACGATAATCGGTGCTGATGTCGAAATTGGCTCGGGTACGGTGATTGAGTCCCATGTCGTAATCAAGGGACCCACCCGGATTGGCGAACACAACCATATTTATCAATTCTCGACGGTGGGCGAAGCAACCCCGGATCTCAAGTATAAAGGGGAGCCCACTCGACTGGTCATCGGCGATCACAACATTATCCGGGAAGGGGTAACCATCCACCGGGGAACGGTTCAGGATCGCAGCGAGACCACCATTGGTGATCACAACCTGTTAATGGCCTACGTGCATATCGGCCACGACAGCGTGGTGGGCAACCATTGTATCCTGGTCAACAACACCGCCCTGGCGGGTCATGTCCATATTGGCGACTGGGCCATTCTGAGCGGATTTACTCTGGTGCATCAGTACTGTCATATCGGCGCGCACAGCTTTACCGGTATGGGCACCGCACTGGGTAAGGATCTGCCAGCTTACGTTATGGCCAACGGCAACCCGGCAGAAGCGAAGAGTATCAACGCCGAAGGGCTCAAGCGCCGCGGCTTTGACAAGTCGGAAGTGGCCACGATTCAGAAAGCCTTCAAAATCCTGTATCGCCGTGGTCTGACGCTCGGCGAGGCGTTGACCGAGCTCGAAGCGATGGCTGCCGATTGCGAGGCGCTCGGCGTGATGGTGGACTCTATCCGGCACTCCTCACGCGGTATTGTTCGCTAG
- the fabZ gene encoding 3-hydroxyacyl-ACP dehydratase FabZ, with product MMDVREIREYLPHRYPFLLVDRVVELVEGESIVAYKNISVNEEVFNGHFPQSPVFPGVMILEALAQASGILGFKTMNKKPEDGSIYLFAGVDDVRFKRQVIPGDRLTLESRVVSVKRGIWKFECKATVDGVLAASANILCADRKV from the coding sequence ATGATGGATGTACGAGAAATACGAGAATACCTGCCACACCGCTATCCGTTTCTTCTGGTGGATCGGGTTGTGGAGCTGGTAGAGGGCGAATCAATCGTCGCTTACAAAAACATTTCGGTCAACGAAGAGGTGTTTAACGGTCACTTTCCGCAAAGCCCGGTATTTCCCGGTGTCATGATTCTGGAAGCGTTGGCGCAGGCGTCGGGTATTCTGGGGTTCAAGACAATGAACAAAAAACCGGAGGATGGTTCCATTTACCTGTTTGCCGGCGTTGATGATGTGCGCTTCAAACGCCAGGTCATCCCCGGTGATCGCCTGACACTGGAATCCCGGGTGGTTTCTGTGAAGCGGGGTATCTGGAAGTTTGAGTGCAAAGCCACGGTCGACGGTGTTCTGGCCGCCTCCGCCAACATCCTGTGTGCGGACCGCAAGGTTTAA
- the lpxD gene encoding UDP-3-O-(3-hydroxymyristoyl)glucosamine N-acyltransferase, producing MSPTLTLAELAAWLDADFEGDGNCPLSGLGTLQSALPGQLSFIANPVYRKYLASTRASAVIMRPDLAAEYPGNKLLAANPYEAYARLTERFDDRPLVPAGCHPSAVIGEGCQLAEGVRIGPNATLGRQVVLAEGVEIGAGACIGDGCHIGAGSRISARAVLYHDIRIGDRCVIHSGAVIGADGFGFAPTADGWLKIHQLGSVVIGNDVEIGAGTTVDRGALDDTRIADGVKIDNQVQIAHNVCIGRNTAIAGQAGIAGSTTVGENCTIAGGVGIVGHLTIADRVHITAMSLVTHSLHEPGSYSSGTPLAPTREWRRNAVRFKQLNELATRLKKLDE from the coding sequence GTGTCACCCACCTTGACTCTGGCGGAGTTGGCGGCGTGGCTCGACGCCGACTTTGAAGGAGATGGCAACTGCCCTCTGAGCGGACTGGGGACGCTGCAGTCGGCTCTGCCGGGGCAGTTGAGCTTCATCGCCAATCCGGTTTACCGGAAATATCTGGCGAGTACCCGCGCCTCGGCCGTGATCATGCGCCCGGATCTGGCCGCAGAATACCCGGGGAACAAGCTGCTCGCCGCCAATCCCTATGAAGCCTATGCCCGGTTGACAGAGCGTTTCGATGATCGACCACTGGTCCCGGCCGGTTGCCACCCTTCGGCGGTCATTGGCGAGGGCTGTCAGCTGGCGGAGGGAGTGCGTATTGGCCCCAACGCGACACTGGGTCGGCAAGTGGTTCTGGCGGAAGGAGTGGAAATAGGGGCAGGCGCCTGTATTGGGGATGGCTGTCATATCGGCGCCGGGAGCCGAATTTCCGCCCGTGCCGTGCTCTACCACGATATTCGCATTGGTGATCGCTGCGTGATTCACAGCGGCGCCGTGATCGGCGCGGACGGGTTCGGGTTTGCCCCCACCGCCGACGGCTGGTTGAAAATCCACCAGTTGGGCAGCGTTGTGATTGGTAATGATGTTGAAATCGGTGCGGGGACGACAGTAGATCGGGGCGCTCTGGACGATACCCGAATTGCAGATGGCGTAAAAATCGACAATCAGGTCCAGATTGCCCACAACGTCTGTATCGGACGAAACACGGCAATTGCAGGACAGGCGGGTATTGCCGGGAGCACCACGGTAGGGGAGAATTGCACCATTGCCGGCGGAGTTGGCATTGTGGGGCATCTGACGATCGCCGACAGGGTGCACATTACGGCCATGAGCCTGGTCACGCATTCCCTTCACGAGCCCGGTTCCTATTCTTCCGGAACCCCACTGGCGCCCACCCGTGAGTGGCGCCGCAATGCCGTGCGTTTTAAGCAGTTGAATGAGCTGGCCACACGCCTGAAAAAGCTCGACGAATAA
- a CDS encoding OmpH family outer membrane protein has translation MLANAKKVALGLVLLLGSSVALAQGKVVVLDLQAAVLGTEKAQTRLEALEKDEDYVALRTRYQSLTSELQAFQEDAQKNGMTWSDEQKQAKQQEMRELREQYERTVQGLQGERQQVMQVIMQEMGEQTQSALAQLIEAEKIGLVLNSQSAFHASAEYDITDDLTEMLNKAN, from the coding sequence ATGTTGGCTAATGCAAAGAAAGTTGCCCTCGGTCTGGTGCTGCTCCTGGGCTCTTCCGTGGCGCTGGCGCAAGGTAAAGTCGTCGTGCTGGACCTTCAGGCCGCTGTTCTCGGCACCGAAAAAGCGCAAACGCGCCTGGAGGCCCTGGAAAAAGACGAGGATTACGTCGCTCTGCGGACCCGCTACCAGAGCCTGACCTCTGAGCTACAGGCGTTTCAGGAAGACGCCCAGAAAAACGGTATGACCTGGTCTGACGAGCAGAAACAGGCCAAGCAGCAGGAAATGCGCGAGCTGCGTGAGCAGTACGAGCGCACGGTACAGGGCCTCCAGGGAGAGCGCCAGCAGGTGATGCAGGTGATCATGCAGGAAATGGGTGAACAGACCCAGTCAGCCCTGGCGCAACTGATAGAAGCGGAGAAAATCGGTCTGGTATTGAACAGTCAAAGCGCGTTTCACGCCTCGGCAGAGTATGATATCACCGATGATCTGACTGAAATGCTGAACAAGGCCAACTGA
- the bamA gene encoding outer membrane protein assembly factor BamA gives MRVISLVVALLLSAVVQAQSFQISDIRVEGLQRVSAGTVFSALPLRVGDQVTSEDIRMATRSLFQVGYFADVAMGRDGDVLVVKLEERPAINEITIEGNKVIKTEDLMNSLRDSDLFEGQIFQRATLEGISQALEREYIGQGRYGASVDIEVEDLPRNQVKVTVNVNEGKPARIKGINIVGNDVYSEEELLEGFELKSSGWLSWITGDDKYSREKLTGDIETLESFYLDRGYLSFRIDSTQVALSPDKSKIYITLNVSEGDIYKVSEVELAGDLKLPEELVRRMIMLREGDDFSQILMTNSSEYITQRLGNEGYTFAEVEGIPEKNEDDKTVKVTFFVDPGQRAYVRRINFKGNTKTIDEVLRREMRQMEGGAASNSQIEHSKIRLDRLGFFKEVNVETNEVPGTSDQVDVEYTVEEQPSGSMGLQIGYAEYSGLLLSANIQQNNWFGTGKQVGFSLSNSRFRTAYNFSYNDPYFTKDGVSRGINLYYTKSDYANYGVAGYSTDTYGARLSFGYPISEIERIGFSFEARDLTVKPSASSPREIIRTPIIGEGAPYITQSELEQMQEDIAMGQDFPDGYSDNRVTESVLGEPGYLDLYGNEFQDGLVGFNYVKSTLNRGMLATRGTSQRFSIEAAVPGGDLEYYKIQFQGETYKPLTRALTLKLRTNLGFVDSYGDTELPFFEHFYAGGFGSVRGFERNSLGPRSTPAERSYTVPFAWDDANGDGVISDSETSSGYLLCEDREAFGENFDLDALKCNPGELVTQYGVRQSQLSNRNSRYDAFGGNIQIEAGAEILFPLPFIKDQRMLQSSFFVEAGNVFSTTCSERQRNCYEPDIDRLSASAGFGLTWITGFGPLTFAVARPINENEEDKAEFFQFSLGGSF, from the coding sequence ATGCGAGTGATAAGTCTGGTGGTCGCCCTATTGCTATCGGCAGTAGTTCAGGCCCAGAGTTTTCAGATCAGTGACATTCGGGTAGAGGGGTTGCAACGGGTGTCGGCCGGCACGGTGTTCAGTGCTCTGCCGTTACGGGTGGGCGATCAGGTGACCTCCGAAGATATACGGATGGCGACCCGCTCGCTGTTTCAGGTCGGCTACTTTGCCGATGTGGCCATGGGCCGCGACGGCGACGTTCTGGTGGTCAAGCTCGAGGAGCGCCCCGCGATCAACGAGATCACCATCGAGGGAAACAAGGTCATCAAAACCGAAGACCTGATGAACAGTCTTCGTGACAGCGACCTGTTCGAGGGACAGATTTTCCAGCGGGCGACCCTGGAAGGGATCAGTCAGGCGCTGGAACGGGAGTATATTGGCCAGGGCCGTTACGGGGCCTCGGTGGATATCGAAGTGGAGGACCTGCCTCGCAATCAGGTGAAAGTGACCGTCAACGTCAATGAAGGCAAGCCGGCCCGGATCAAAGGCATCAATATCGTCGGTAATGACGTTTACAGCGAGGAGGAGTTGCTCGAGGGGTTTGAGCTCAAGTCCTCAGGCTGGCTTTCATGGATTACCGGTGATGACAAATACTCCCGGGAAAAGCTGACCGGTGACATCGAAACCCTGGAGTCCTTTTACCTGGATCGCGGTTATCTGAGTTTCCGTATCGACTCCACCCAGGTGGCGCTGAGTCCGGACAAATCCAAGATCTATATTACCCTGAATGTCTCCGAAGGCGATATTTACAAGGTCAGTGAAGTGGAGCTTGCCGGTGACCTGAAGCTGCCTGAAGAGCTGGTCCGGCGGATGATCATGCTGCGCGAGGGTGACGACTTTTCCCAGATTCTGATGACCAATTCGTCAGAGTATATTACCCAGCGGCTGGGCAATGAGGGTTACACCTTCGCGGAAGTGGAGGGCATTCCCGAAAAGAACGAAGATGACAAAACTGTCAAAGTGACCTTTTTTGTCGACCCCGGGCAACGGGCCTATGTGCGTCGTATCAATTTCAAAGGCAACACCAAGACCATCGACGAAGTGTTGCGCCGGGAAATGCGGCAGATGGAGGGCGGGGCCGCCTCGAACTCCCAGATTGAACACTCGAAGATCCGTCTGGATCGTCTGGGTTTTTTCAAAGAGGTGAACGTCGAAACCAATGAAGTGCCGGGCACCAGTGATCAGGTCGATGTGGAATACACGGTCGAAGAGCAGCCCTCGGGCAGTATGGGGCTGCAAATCGGTTATGCCGAGTACAGTGGGCTGCTGCTGTCGGCGAATATTCAGCAGAACAACTGGTTCGGTACGGGTAAGCAGGTCGGGTTCTCCCTGAGCAACAGCCGCTTCCGGACCGCCTATAATTTCAGTTATAACGATCCCTATTTCACCAAAGACGGGGTGAGCCGCGGCATCAACCTTTACTACACTAAAAGTGATTACGCCAACTATGGTGTGGCCGGTTATAGCACGGACACCTATGGTGCACGATTGAGTTTTGGCTATCCGATCTCGGAAATCGAGCGCATCGGGTTCAGCTTTGAAGCTCGCGATCTGACGGTCAAGCCGTCGGCATCGTCTCCGCGAGAAATCATCCGCACCCCCATTATCGGCGAGGGGGCTCCCTACATTACCCAGAGCGAACTCGAGCAGATGCAGGAAGATATCGCCATGGGACAGGACTTTCCGGATGGTTACAGCGATAACCGGGTGACCGAGTCTGTATTGGGGGAACCCGGGTACCTGGACCTGTATGGCAATGAGTTTCAGGATGGACTGGTTGGGTTCAACTACGTCAAATCGACTCTGAATCGGGGAATGCTCGCCACCCGCGGTACCTCGCAGCGGTTTTCGATTGAAGCGGCGGTTCCGGGCGGGGATCTCGAGTACTACAAAATCCAGTTCCAGGGTGAAACCTACAAGCCCCTGACCCGTGCTCTGACCCTGAAGTTGCGCACCAACCTGGGTTTCGTGGACAGTTACGGTGATACGGAGCTACCGTTCTTCGAGCATTTTTACGCCGGTGGCTTCGGCTCGGTGCGCGGGTTCGAGCGCAACAGCCTGGGGCCGCGCTCAACGCCGGCAGAGCGCTCCTATACCGTACCGTTCGCCTGGGACGACGCCAACGGCGATGGCGTCATCTCCGACAGTGAAACCTCCTCGGGCTACTTGCTGTGTGAGGACCGGGAGGCGTTTGGTGAAAACTTCGATCTTGATGCCCTCAAATGTAACCCCGGTGAATTGGTCACTCAATACGGCGTACGCCAGAGTCAGCTAAGCAATCGCAACAGCCGCTACGATGCGTTCGGTGGCAACATCCAGATTGAGGCCGGCGCAGAGATACTGTTTCCGCTGCCCTTCATCAAGGATCAGCGTATGTTGCAGTCCAGCTTCTTTGTGGAGGCGGGTAATGTGTTCAGCACCACCTGCTCCGAACGCCAGCGCAACTGTTACGAGCCGGATATCGATCGCCTGAGCGCCTCGGCGGGCTTTGGCCTGACCTGGATTACCGGGTTTGGTCCGCTGACCTTCGCGGTGGCGCGCCCAATCAACGAAAACGAGGAAGACAAAGCGGAATTTTTCCAGTTTTCTTTGGGTGGATCCTTCTAA